The segment TGGGTGCGCAGCCAGCGCATGGTGGTGGCCGCGGAGACGATGCCCGGAATCCTGGGTTTGGGGCGGGAGACGTACCAGTTTGAGTGTGGCCGTTCGGCCAAGTCGCTGGAGGGCAGGACCATGATCCTGTCCAAGGCCTGGCGTCGGAGCCACCATTCACGCAGGGCGTATCCAAGCGGTAGCGTGCTCGCCACGAGCGCAAAAGCCGTGATGAGAGCGGCTTCGGGCATGGTGCGGGTTCCGTTCTGTCGTCGCTTGCGCGCCCTGTCCGATCGAGCATCCTCCCCGTCGCGCGTCAACTTCGAAGAGAAGACAGAGTGCTGACGGTTCGTGATCACATTGTTACATGACGGCGTCATGATGGGGCGCATGTGAATCGCGGGGGGCATTTTTCCCGAATGGCCCTCACGGTGGCTCACGATGCGTTATAACCGATATTTCGATGTCATCTCGCGCCCGGATTATTACTATTCGTAATCTTGCGAATACGGTCCGAAGTGAGTGATGCTTGAGCAGGACGGACGCTGAATGCGGACGCTCTAAGGGAGGGGAAAGTCGTGGTGAGGCGGCTCTGTGCCGTCTGGGTGCTGTCCGCGGCTGTCCTGTTGGGGGGAATGTGGACGACGTCGCAGTTGGCGGCGGAGTCCTCGGAGCCGACAGGTTTCACAGTCACGGACGAGGAGCCCAGCGGCGACACACTCGCTGGTCCAGGACGAGGACGAGGAGGTTGGAGTTGGTGGTAACCGACTGATGGGAGTTCAGTCGGCGCCCGCGTAGACGGGCAGGCCCAGGGAACCACGGTCGAGCGAGTCGACTACCGCCGCCGCGGCGCCCTGGGCCGCGGCTCCGAAGCCGAGAGTGGATGTCTCGATGACGTGGGACCCCTCGGCGGCCGCGATCGCGTGATCACCGACCGCGGCCCGGCACGACGGCAGCAGCCAGGGAGCGAGCGGCACGAAGTAGCCGCCCAGGATCACCACGCGGGGGCTCACCAGGTTGACCAGCGTGGCGATGCCTCGCCCCAGCCACCCTCCGGCGTCGCCCAACGTCTCCACCGTGGTTCTCTCGCCGGCCGCGGCCCGCGCGGCCACCAGCTCCACGGTCCGCCCGAGTTCCGCCGCGGAACGTGGCCCGGTCGTGGGTGCCACGTCCTGCGGCAGACACCCGCGTACGATCGTGTCGATCCCCGCCAGTGCCTCCAGGCAGCCATTCCGCCCACAGCCACACCGGGGGCCATCCACCACCAGGGGTATGTGGCCGATCTCCCCACTGTGTCCCGAGTGGCCGCGCAGGAGCCGGCCGCCGACGAGGATCCCCGCCCCGATACCCACCTCACCCGTCAGATACGCCAGGTCCGGGGTACCGGCGCGGTGGCCGTGCCGGTACTCCGCGATCGCGGCCAGGTGCGCGTCGTTGTCCACGAAGACCGGAACACCGCTCGCCGAGGTTCGGAGTCGCCGCGCGAGGTGTTCCCTGAGCGGGACGTCGCTCCACTTGAGGTTGGGCGCGGTGGTGACCGTGCCGTTCGTGGCGTCGATCAGCCCCGGGACCGCGACCGTCACCCCGATCGTCGCGCGGCGCGCGAGCGAGGGCTCCGCCTGGGTCTCCACCACGAGTTCGGCGAGGCGCTCCGCGCACGCCCGTGGTCCACTTCCCACGGCGTCGAAGGGCTCGTGCCGGCTCACCAGGACCCGCTCCGTGAGGTCGATCGCGACGAGCGTCAGGTAGTCGACGTTCACCTCCAGCCCGATGGCGCACGTCCAACGATCGTCCAGCGCCAACTGGATCGCCGGACGGCCCACCCGCCCCTCGCTGCTGCCCACCTCACGCACCACCCTGTGCTCGATGAGCTGACCCACCAGGCTGGAGACCGTCGCCTTGGTCAGGGTCGTGGTCGCGGCGACCTCCGCTCGGGAGCAGGGGGCGGCACGGCGGATCGCGCGCAGCACCACTCCGAGGTTCGCGGCGCGGACGTCGTGCGCGCCGACGGGGCCAACCGTCGAGAGTCCCGTCATCGCCGTGATCGACCCCCAGAAGATATTGACGACGAGTTTGTTCAGAGACAAAACTAATAGGCGTCCAGGGCACCGACCAACCCAGGCCGGTCCGGAACGTCGCGCGGACCACCAGCACGACCACAACGAACGCGAAGGGCGGAATCGATGGCGCTCGTGGCAGGGGTGGACTCCTCCACCCAGGGCACCAAGGTCGTGGTGCGAGACGCCACGACCGGACGGCTGGTGCGGCAGGGAACGGCGCCCCACCCGGAGGGAACCGAGATCGACCCCGAGGTGTGGTGGCAGGCCCTCCTCAATGCCTCCGACGGGGTCCTGGACGGGGTCGAGGCGATCTCCGTGGCGGCCCAGCAGCACGGCATGGTGGCCCTCGACGACGCCCGCGCGGTGATCCGCCCCGCGCTGCTGTGGAACGACACCCGGTCCGCGCGGGCGGCTGACGACCTGGTCGCCGAACTCGGTGGCGCCTCGGCGTGGGTGGAGGCCACCGGCGCGGTTCCCGTCGCCAGCTTCACCGTCACCAAGCTGCGTTGGCTCGCCCAGCACGAACCCGAGAACGCCCGCCGCACCGCCCAGGTCCTGCTCCCGCACGACTGGCTGACCTCCCGACTGACCGGCGCGGAGCAGAGCACCACCGACGCCGGCGACGCGTCCGGCACCGGGTACTTCTCGGCGGCGACCGGAGAGTACCGACCGGACCTGCTGCGGATGGCGCTCGGTTCGCGACCCGCACTGCCCGGGTCGCCGCCCCGTCCGAGGCCGTGGGGTCGGTGCGGGCACCGGAGCTCCCGTCGATCGACGTGGTGGCGTGCGGGACCGGCGACAACATGGGCGGAGCGCTGGGACTCGGTGTGGAGCCGGGGGACGTGGTGGTGTCCATCGGCACCTCCGGCACCGCCTTCGCCACCGCCACCGGCCCCGCCGCGGACCCCTCCGGCGCCGTGGCCTCGTTCGCGGACGCCACCGGCAGGTTCCTCCCGTTGGTCTGCACCCTGAACGCCGGACGCGTCCTGACCGCGGGGGCGCAGGCCCTGGGCGTGGACAGCGCGACCTTCGACGAACTCGCCCTCTCCGCACCGCCCGGCGCGGGTGGCCTGGTGCTGCTGCCCTACCTCGACGGCGAGCGCACGCCCAACCTGCCCGACGCGACGGGCGTCCTTCGGGGCATCACCCGGGCCACGATGCGTCCGGAGTACGTCGCCCGCGCCTTCGTCGAGGGGATGCTGTGCGGTCTGGCGGACGCCGTCGCCGAGCTCGAGGCCCACGGGGTGGTGACCCGCCGAATCCTGCTCATCGGTGGGGGAGCGCGGTCCGCCGCCGTCCGCTCGATCGCCCCCCAGGTGTTCGGCCGCCCGATCACCGTCCCGCCGCCCGGGGAGTACGTGGCCGACGGAGCGGCCCG is part of the Spiractinospora alimapuensis genome and harbors:
- a CDS encoding ROK family protein, whose translation is MSLNKLVVNIFWGSITAMTGLSTVGPVGAHDVRAANLGVVLRAIRRAAPCSRAEVAATTTLTKATVSSLVGQLIEHRVVREVGSSEGRVGRPAIQLALDDRWTCAIGLEVNVDYLTLVAIDLTERVLVSRHEPFDAVGSGPRACAERLAELVVETQAEPSLARRATIGVTVAVPGLIDATNGTVTTAPNLKWSDVPLREHLARRLRTSASGVPVFVDNDAHLAAIAEYRHGHRAGTPDLAYLTGEVGIGAGILVGGRLLRGHSGHSGEIGHIPLVVDGPRCGCGRNGCLEALAGIDTIVRGCLPQDVAPTTGPRSAAELGRTVELVAARAAAGERTTVETLGDAGGWLGRGIATLVNLVSPRVVILGGYFVPLAPWLLPSCRAAVGDHAIAAAEGSHVIETSTLGFGAAAQGAAAAVVDSLDRGSLGLPVYAGAD